The Athalia rosae chromosome 7, iyAthRosa1.1, whole genome shotgun sequence genome window below encodes:
- the LOC105685680 gene encoding uncharacterized protein LOC105685680, giving the protein MSGTHAQECSYLKVDHDFEYQTNEGRRIVIKKDEKLYLIQKTNNDWWKVIRNWEQRSFYVPVTYVRELGRTALPEANYKVDKTVRQLHDRHVVGQISEDYSTKRKDVEEWLFNNVGMSIGVAMGHDNQEDHNIVRDVEDAKLIEIRSRIELQKQILQKIHTGDGESCAKIGETGFEQFTNPVRELRNTKIASIDAAILPLTLKSSYTNDGQLTAAIVNSKLSPISSCAGDSLRKINEIDSSSQLQIDHVLKDDKNQLMKHLKATELSQSSNCQRCTKLNPLLSTTDQRSGTAENTHIRDENLRDPFDEESVREGRDLNRHTNSGPQRHLAESCVKKNLTLPICDGNETSISLVSASQESDGSEYPENTMKFLNDKRKSWAVQELMSELTQIRKERVDDNTSNLVLKSVEIQGRFDPLEKLTQELHDLHLSQPGIASTFGSEASKLEKSRDRKCMTVHRTSASSDFGETVESSFNSLSKSCQIPQQVRQRNEYATDKSASKTTGIPLINSDWPSLNQANPKFEKYIKRQDEYKEANILNDELRLPSETKTKQGDRKVSLSADKEHNISSYQENSQLFISDNTTFDNFEKPSYSNIPIESQNSVKIRPQLKLKLQSTDNKIRLTPSLEKLANEIQFLPAIRTFVVDDDKQQFTLTKNNSLQRDDSSKELHELEILSSPLIQTPGKNCKHLMNASQDKEMWKNFKLKLNYNSSSKPNHRQNKEVSTKDVGYEEHHLEDGRRPSKSKLQKSATFNCAVVPEYYKHFQRPKSPYSTLRVKTNRKSCSLEDVRLLVNTKLKGTLGVQGCGGSSTIPKDFKTNSNIGKSVVKPIPSPPQSMFDDELTPICKFSQNFPQALPVSISKSYENLNKDLTNTNVFDANKSTAISFKNLLCTSDSGSDEYLHYKAFPKSFVSHNENLSFSPEKIINAKVVASLESLPVINKSITDEQILSSNVSSGAMFIQSESEAYALSEFSDNSSSVTVDLDRDNFVNLPPGWSQDYDVNSKQICFVNARGERWFSSNDAEGKIYFFAENSNESSWVLPIITIDEPTSANMQENHQNIEYRISSASEKLRFGKARSLVVGHQRVSIKDPTARRSGSISHDWPQLFDGNMCILKEGTLQRTKITENGKRLRKNWSTSYVVLSELFLLFFKDSKAFSAMKSGQSVTAKPDISVDLNGAIVEPGDKASSRKNVYIISTILGLQVLIQSDNITLANEWYAEIYDVINNLPSSIDVQTMSTPLTTERTRDTRSKVLVSINSPDDNQHSSKIGRSRSVKLKKIEGSTEDLNVSLVERQTKIKAKLKRFFQRRPTMDSLVKNGIYKDEPAFGSYLKDVCSREPPMVPRFVKDCIRILESNPENMKADGLYRASGNLSQIQKIRLQVDQNNFNILTQEEDVHVLTGALKLFFRELKEPLIPYEFFEKALKASMSKKKFEKVQTFREIVRALSQTHYDTLQFLLQHLLRVTLYQEYNRMHIPNLAIVFGPTLMWPAVESANMALDLMQQNLVIECLLSEYDKIFK; this is encoded by the exons ATGAGTGGGACACATGCTCAGGAATGTTCCTATCTGAAAGTGGACCACGATTTCGAGTATCAGACCAACGAAGGGCGTCGTATAGTCATCAAAAAGGATGAGAAGCTTTATCTCATACAAAAGACTAATAATGATTGGTGGAAGGTTATCCGCAATTGGGAACAACGATCGTTTTATGTTCCAGTAACATATGTCCGAGAGTTGGGTAGAACAGCTCTACCCGAGGCTAATTACAAGGTTGATAAGACGGTTCGACAGCTACATGATAGACATGTTGTTGGACAAATATCAGAAGATTATTCAACCAAAAGAAAGGACGTTGAAGAATGGCTATTCAACAATGTTGGTATGTCCATAGGAGTGGCTATGGGTCATGATAATCAAGAAGACCACAACATAGTGAGGGATGTCGAAGATGCTAAATTAATAGAGATCAGGAGTAGAATCGAACTACAAAAGCAAATTCTTCAAAAGATCCACACAGGTGATGGTGAAAGCTGTGcaaaaattggagaaacaGGTTTTGAGCAATTTACAAATCCGGTAAGAGAACTTCGAAACACTAAAATCGCTTCTATAGATGCAGCCATACTTCCTTTGACTCTCAAAAGTTCTTACACAAATGACGGGCAATTGACAGCTGCAATAGTCAATAGTAAATTGTCACCAATCTCAAGTTGCGCTGGTGAttcattgagaaaaataaacgaaattgaCAGCTCCTCCCAACTTCAAATTGACCATGTCCttaaagatgataaaaatcaactGATGAAACACCTCAAAGCTACAGAATTATCACAATCTAGTAACTGTCAAAGATGCACTAAATTAAATCCATTGTTGAGTACAACCGATCAACGATCTGGTACAGCTGAAAATACACATATTAGGGATGAAAACCTCAGAGATCCGTTTGATGAGGAATCTGTTCGAGAAGGGCGCGATCTAAACCGTCACACCAACAGTGGCCCCCAACGCCACTTAGCAGAGTCCTGTGTTAAGAAAAACCTAACCTTGCCAATCTGCGATGGTAATGAAACATCCATATCATTGGTATCAGCCTCTCAAGAGAGTGATGGCTCTGAATATCCTGAGAATACAATGAAGTTTTTAAATGATAAGCGAAAATCTTGGGCCGTTCAAGAACTTATGAGTGAGTTGACCCAAATACGCAAGGAACGAGTTGATGACAACACCTCTAATCTCGTATTGAAGAGTGTCGAAATACAGGGCAGATTCGATCCTCTTGAGAAACTGACCCAAGAGCTGCATGATCTCCATTTGTCGCAGCCAGGAATAGCCTCTACTTTTGGCTCTGAGGCatcaaaactggaaaaaagCAGAGATAGAAAGTGCATGACAGTTCACCGGACGTCTGCTTCTTCTGATTTTGGAGAGACTGTTGAAAGTTCTTTCAACAGCTTAAGCAAAAGTTGCCAGATACCGCAACAAGTCCGGCAGAGAAATGAATACGCAACTGATAAATCAGCTTCAAAAACAACTGGAATTCCACTGATCAATAGTGACTGGCCTTCTTTGAATCAAGCAAATCCTAAATTTGAGAAATATATCAAAAGGCAGGATGAATACAAAGAAGCAAATATACTGAATGACGAGTTAAGACTACCATCTGAGACCAAGACTAAACAGGGTGATAGAAAAGTATCTTTATCTGCTGATAAGGAGCATAACATATCATCTTATCAGGAGAATTCACAGCTGTTTATATCGGATAACACTACTTTCGACAACTTCGAGAAGCCAAGTTATTCAAATATTCCGATCGAGTCGCAGAATTCAGTCAAAATACGTCCACAATTGAAGTTAAAGTTACAGAGCAcggataataaaataagacTGACACCTTCTTTGGAGAAATTGGCCAACGAGATACAATTTTTACCAGCCATCAGAACTTTCGTTGTAGACGATGATAAACAACAATTTACACTGACGAAAAATAACTCACTCCAACGTGACGATAGTAGCAAAGAACTGCATGAGCTGGAAATACTCTCATCGCCTTTGATACAAACTCCTGGCAAAAACTGCAAACATCTGATGAATGCATCCCAAGATAAAGAGATGTGGAAGAATTTCAagttaaaattaaattacaataGCAGTTCTAAGCCCAATCATCGCCAAAATAAAGAGGTTTCTACCAAAGATGTCGGCTATGAAGAGCATCATTTGGAAGATGGCAGGAGACCGAGTAAATCAAAGCTACAAAAATCTGCAACCTTCAATTGTGCTGTTGTTCCAGAATACTACAAACACTTTCAAAGACCCAAAAGTCCATATAGCACACTTAGGgtaaaaacaaacagaaaaagcTGTAGCCTAGAAGATGTAAGGCTTCTGGTAAACACAAAACTGAAGGGCACATTGGGCGTACAGGGTTGTGGTGGATCGAGCACTATTCCAAAAGATTTCAAGACAAATTCAAACATTGGCAAATCTGTGGTGAAGCCAATTCCAAGTCCTCCGCAGTCCATGTTCGACGATGAATTAACTcctatttgtaaattttcccaAAACTTTCCCCAGGCTTTACCTGTATCAATTTCTAAAAGTTATGAGAACCTAAACAAAGACTTGACCAATACTAATGTCTTTGACGCCAACAAAAGCACAGCGATAagcttcaaaaatcttttatgCACCTCTGACAGTGGATCCGATGAATATTTACACTACAAAGCATTCCCTAAAAGTTTTGTAAGTCATAACGAGAACTTGAGCTTTAGCCCAGAGAAGATAATCAATGCTAAAGTAGTTGCTAGCTTGGAAAGCTTGCCAGTCATTAACAAAAGCATAACTGACGAACAAATATTGAGCTCCAATGTTAGCTCTGGAGCAATGTTCATTCAAAGTGAATCTGAGGCTTACGCTTTGTCTGAATTTTCTGACAATTCAAGTTCTGTAACTGTGGATCTTGATCGGGATAATTTCGTGAATCTTCCCCCAGGATGGAGTCAAGATTATGATGTGAATTCGAAACAAATCTGTTTTGTTAACGCTCGTGGAGAAAGG TGGTTCTCATCAAATGATGCGGAAGGAAAAATCTATTTCTTTGCGGAAAATAGTAACGAATCATCTTGGGTACTTCCCATCATTACCATTGACGAGCCAACTTCGGCAAATATGCAGGAGAATCATCAGAATATTGAATACAGAATCAGTTCTGCCAGTGAAAAGCTCCGCTTTGGAAAAGCTCGCAGTTTGGTTGTTGGACATCAGAGAGTCTCCATAAAGGACCCTACCGCCAGACGTTCGGGATCTATTTCTCACGACTGGCCTCAGTTATTCGATGGCAACATG TGCATTCTGAAGGAAGGGACTTTGCAGAGGACAAAGATAACCGAGAATGGaaaaaggctgagaaaaaattggagtacATCATATGTTGTACTCTCCGAActgtttttgttattcttcaAGGACTCCAAAGCCTTCTCAGCAATG AAATCCGGACAATCTGTAACGGCGAAGCCAGACATATCCGTAGACCTTAACGGGGCAATAGTCGAACCTGGTGACAAAGCAAGCAGCAGAAAAAATGTTTACATCATCAGCACTATACTTGGGCTACAGGTTTTGATCCAGAGTGACAACATAACGTTAGCCAACGAATGGTATGCGGAGATATACGACGTAATCAATAACCTG cCTTCTAGCATTGATGTACAGACAATGTCGACCCCTCTTACTACAGAGCGAACACGGGATACTAGAAGCAAAGTGCTTGTTTCTATTAATTCTCCGGATGATAATCAACATTCATCAAAAATTGGACGATCAAGATCTGTAAAAC TTAAAAAGATTGAAGGTTCAACGGAAGATCTCAACGTTTCCTTGGTCGAACGACAAACTAAGATAAAAGCAAAATTAAAACGGTTCTTTCAAAGAAGACCTACCATGGACTCTCTTGTTAAGAATGGCATATACAAag atgAACCAGCTTTTGGTTCTTATTTGAAAGATGTCTGCTCACGCGAGCCTCCCATGGTACCTCGATTCGTGAAAGACTGCATCAGAATATTGGAAAGCAATCCGGAGAACATGAAGGCAGATGGCTTATACAGAGCTAGTGGAAACCTGAGTCAGATTCAGAAAATTCGTTTGCAAGTTgatcaaaataattttaatatcttGACGCAAGAAGAAGATGTTCACGTGCTGACCGGtgctttgaaattattttttcgagaaTTAAAGGAGCCCCTTATCCCctacgaattttttgaaaaagcttTAAAAGCAAGCA tgtccaaaaagaaatttgaaaaagttcaaaccTTCCGAGAAATCGTTCGAGCATTATCACAGACCCATTATGACACCTTGCAATTCTTGCTGCAACATTTATTGAG AGTAACCTTGTATCAGGAGTATAACAGGATGCACATACCAAATCTCGCGATTGTATTTGGGCCAACATTGATGTGGCCTGCTGTTGAGAGTGCAAACATGGCGTTGGATCTTATGCAGCAAAACTTGGTCATAGAATGTCTATTATCCGAatacgataaaatatttaaatga
- the LOC105685682 gene encoding signal peptidase complex subunit 1, giving the protein MDFFDSMATHMDYDGQARAEKLSRVIVTLFGAVGLVWGYTIQQFSQTIYILGAGFVLAGIVTVPPWSMYRRKPLDWQKPQPEVPTKFKKKK; this is encoded by the exons ATGGATTTCTTTGATTCAATGGCAACGCACATG GATTATGATGGCCAAGCCAGGGCCGAAAAACTGTCTCGTGTGATTGTCACACTTTTTGGA gcAGTTGGCCTTGTTTGGGGATACACGATACAGCAGTTTTCACAAACTATTTACATTCTCGGAGCTGGTTTTGTCCTAGCTGGAATAGTTACTGTACCCCCATGGTCGATGTATCGCCGCAAGCCTCTTGATTGGCAGAAACCTCAACCAGAAGTCCCCACAAAGttcaagaagaagaaataa
- the LOC105685681 gene encoding cullin-1 — protein MSGHRSTGGNGSHQGGPQGLKQIDLDQIWGDLREGIEQVYKRQTMPKPRYMELYTHVYNYCTSVHQQLNSRSAKSKKGQITGGAQLVGLELYKRLRDFLRNYLISLLKHGVDLMDEDVLQFYTRQWEEYQFSSKVLNGVCAYLNRHWVRRECEEGRKGICEIYQLALVTWRDNLFKHLNKQVTNAVLKLIERERNGETINTRLVSGVINCYVELGLNEEDPGAKGQNLTVYKDSFENVFLEDTERFYMRESTEFLRQNPVTEYMKKAEQRLLEEQKRVQVYLHQTTHERLAKTCERVLIEKHLDIFHSEFQNLLNADKNVDLGRMYQLVARIPNGLGELRNLLESHIANQGLAAIDKCGDSAANDPKIYVNTILEVHKKYNALVLVAFNNDSGFVAALDKACGRFINSNAVTRAANSSSKSPELLAKYCDLLLKKSSKNPEEAELEDTLNQVMVVFKYIEDKDVFQKFYSKMLAKRLVQHMSASDDAEASMISKLKQACGFEYTSKLQRMFQDIGVSKDLNEQFRRHLVNSAELLDIDFSIQVLSSGSWPFQQSFTFSLPTELERSVHRFTTFYSSQHSGRKLNWLYNMSKGELHTNCFKNRYTLQASTFQMAVLLQYNGATHWTVQQLCDATQIKMEFLLQVIQILLKAKLLTTATNDDDADLTPSSNVELFTGYKNKKLRVNINIPMKTELKVEQETTHKHIEEDRKLLIQAAIVRIMKMRKVLKHQQLVAEVLNQLSLRFKPRVHVIKKCIDILIEKEYLERTEGQKDTYSYLA, from the exons ATGTCTGGACATAGGAGCACCGGTGGTAATGGGAGCCATCAAGGCGGTCCTCAAGGTTTAAAGCAAATTGATCTTGATCAAATCTGGGGTGATCTTAGAGAGGGTATAGAACAAGTTTATAAACGACAAACGATGCCCAAACCCAGATACATGGAGCTGTATAC ACATGTTTATAATTACTGCACAAGCGTACATCAGCAGTTGAACAGTAGATCAGCAAAGAGTAAGAAAGGCCAAATTACTGGAGGTGCTCAGCTAGTAGGCCTAGAATTATACAAACGTTTGCGAGACTTTCTTCGGAACTATCTCATCAGTTTGCTCAAG CATGGAGTCGACCTGATGGATGAGGATGTGCTCCAATTTTATACTCGACAATGGGAGGAGTACCAGTTCAGTAGCAAAGTATTAAATGGAGTATGTGCGTATCTGAATCGTCATTGGGTACGTCGAGAATGTGAAGAAGGTCGTAAAGGAATCTGTGAGATTTACCAGCTGGCTCTGGTTACGTGGAgagataatttattcaaacatcTCAACAAGCAG gtgACCAACGCGGTGTTGAAATTAATAGAACGGGAAAGAAATGGAGAGACTATCAATACCCGTCTTGTGAGTGGCGTTATTAATTGCTATGTTGAACTTGGACTGAATGAAGAAGATCCAGGTGCCAAAGGACAAAATCTCACGGTATACAAGGACtcatttgaaaatgtttttctcgAAGACACTGAGCGATTTTATATGCGCGAAAGTACAGAGTTCTTACGTCAAAATCCTGTTACAGAGTACATGAAAAAG GCCGAACAAAGGTTATTGGAGGAACAAAAACGTGTGCAAGTATATCTTCATCAAACTACTCATGAACGGTTGGCGAAAACATGCGAAAGAGTCCTTATCGAGAAGCACTTGGACATTTTTCACTCGGAGTTTCAGAATCTATTGAACGCAGATAAAAATGTTGACTTAGGTCGAATGTACCAGCTGGTTGCTAGAATACCAAATGGTCTTGGTGAATTACGTAACCTTTTGGAAAGTCATATAGCTAATCAGGGCTTAGCTGCCATTGATAAATGTGGCGATTCTGCAGCCAAC GATCCTAAAATATACGTGAACACTATCTTGGAAGTTCACAAGAAGTATAACGCTCTGGTATTGGTTGCCTTCAATAATGACAGCGGATTTGTTGCCGCACTAGACAAGGCATGTGGTCGATTTATCAACAGTAATGCCGTTACCAGGGCTGCAAACAGCAGTAGCAAATCACCAGAATTATTGGCAAAGTACTGTGATCTGTTACTTAAGAAGAGCAGTAAGAATCCAGAGGAAGCTGAACTGGAAGACACGTTAAATCAAGTT ATGGTTGTATTCAAATACATCGAAGATAAAGATGTATTCCAGAAATTCTATAGCAAAATGCTTGCGAAGCGACTCGTTCAGCATATGTCAGCTAGCGATGATGCTGAGGCATCAATGATTTCCAAGCTCAAACAGGCCTGTGGATTTGAATACACTTCTAAGCTCCAGCGGATGTTCCAG GACATTGGGGTGTCAAAAGATTTAAATGAGCAATTCCGAAGGCATTTGGTAAATTCTGCAGAACTGCTAGACATAGACTTTAGTATACAGGTGCTGTCTTCTGGTTCATGGCCGTTCCAACAATCATTCACATTTTCTCTACCTACAGAG CTCGAAAGATCTGTGCATAGGTTTACAACATTCTACAGCTCTCAGCATAgcggaagaaaattaaactgGTTGTATAACATGTCCAAGGGGGAGCTGCATACTAACTGCTTTAAAAACAG GTATACTCTACAAGCTTCTACTTTCCAAATGGCAGTGTTACTACAGTACAATGGCGCTACGCATTGGACGGTACAGCAGTTATGCGATGCTACGCAAATCAAAATGGAGTTTCTTTTGCAG GTTATTCAGATCCTTCTGAAAGCCAAGCTATTGACTACGGCTACCAATGACGATGATGCCGATTTAACTCCATCGTCCAATGTCGAACTTTTCACAGGGTACAAAAA taaaaaattaagagtGAACATAAATATACCGATGAAAACTGAACTGAAAGTTGAACAAGAAACGACTCATAAGCACATAGAAGAAGATCGTAAGTTACTTATTCAAGCTGCCATTGTCAGAATTATGAAAATGCGTAAAGTTTTGAAACATCAACAACTTGTTGCGGAAGTTCTAAACCAGCTCAGCTTAAGATTCAAACCGAGGGTACACGTTATTAAG aaATGTATAGACAttttaatagaaaaagaatatctAGAACGGACAGAAGGCCAAAAGGACACGTACAGTTACCTAGCATGA
- the LOC105685685 gene encoding testis-expressed protein 9 isoform X2, translating to MDKRVLKGDESVEETFGKQANSACNDAVVRFFKSKAKILETELGAMKLEYKKKCDYSNELQVENKKIDEERVKLYGELSILKDTLLKIEAINTTQLTSLRKSESEIIALKKEIDSLKKEMKVINQNSTNLGVRLNRASEDNERLRKALKCSRLDEKELRDENRRLVEIKKSAIINLEKQRIELLQAFKKQILLIDNLKKQRAHLEADMLVTYSEEELSNLLNWKVDDL from the exons ATGGACAA AAGGGTATTAAAAGGCGATGAAAGTGTCGAAGAAACGTTTGGAAAGCAAGCTAATAGTGCATGTAACGACGCAGTggtcagatttttcaaatctaagGCAAAGATTCTAGAGACTGAACTGGGAGCAATGAAACTTGAGTATAAAAAGAAA TGTGATTACAGTAATGAGCTTCaagttgagaataaaaaaatagacgaggaGCGGGTGAAATTGTATGGAGAATTATCCATACTGAAAGATACTCTACTTAAAATCGAGGCCATCAATACCACTCAATTAACCAGCCTGCGGAAAAGCGAGAGTGAAATTATAGCATTGAAAAAG GAGATTGATTCcttaaaaaaggaaatgaaagtaATAAATCAGAATTCAACCAATTTGGGTGTCAGGCTGAACAGGGCTTCAGAGGATAATGAGAGGCTTCGCAAAGCCTTAAAATGTAGTCGATTAGATGAAAAA GAGTTGAGGGATGAGAATCGAAGATTAGTTGAAATTAAGAAATCAGCTATTATAAACTTAGAAAAGCAGCGTATAGAATTACTACAAGCTTTCAAAAAGCAAATTTTGCTGATTGATAATCTCAAAAAACAAAGG GCACATCTAGAGGCAGACATGCTAGTCACGTACAGCGAAGAAGAATTATCAAACCTTCTAAACTGGAAAGTGGATGACTTGTAG
- the LOC105685685 gene encoding testis-expressed protein 9 isoform X1: MILLKTMSDELLSTENKFYVINGELERKSKALMKHVDSFVNNRLFHNKLDSGIYPSDGLTSRGVNSQKCKSCDHENDTEKTLKFNKIQNAPVLVIKDFQTDSNTSRFLTKTKQSMDKRVLKGDESVEETFGKQANSACNDAVVRFFKSKAKILETELGAMKLEYKKKCDYSNELQVENKKIDEERVKLYGELSILKDTLLKIEAINTTQLTSLRKSESEIIALKKEIDSLKKEMKVINQNSTNLGVRLNRASEDNERLRKALKCSRLDEKELRDENRRLVEIKKSAIINLEKQRIELLQAFKKQILLIDNLKKQRAHLEADMLVTYSEEELSNLLNWKVDDL, from the exons ATGATATTGTTAAAAACAATGTCTGACGAATTGTTGTCTACGGAGAACAAATTTTACGTGATAAATGGAGAACTTGAGCGTAAAAGTAAAGCATTAATGAAGCATGTTGACTCCTTTGTGAATAACAGATTATTTCACAATAAACTTGACAGCGGAATATATCCCTCAGACGGACTAACGTCACGCGGGGTAAATAGCCAAAAATGCAAAAGTTGTGATCACGAAAATGATAccgaaaaaactttgaaattcaataaaatacaaaatgcaCCCGTTTTAGTGATCAAAGACTTTCAAACCGATTCAAATACGTCGCGATTCTTAACGAAAACAAAGCAATCCATGGACAA AAGGGTATTAAAAGGCGATGAAAGTGTCGAAGAAACGTTTGGAAAGCAAGCTAATAGTGCATGTAACGACGCAGTggtcagatttttcaaatctaagGCAAAGATTCTAGAGACTGAACTGGGAGCAATGAAACTTGAGTATAAAAAGAAA TGTGATTACAGTAATGAGCTTCaagttgagaataaaaaaatagacgaggaGCGGGTGAAATTGTATGGAGAATTATCCATACTGAAAGATACTCTACTTAAAATCGAGGCCATCAATACCACTCAATTAACCAGCCTGCGGAAAAGCGAGAGTGAAATTATAGCATTGAAAAAG GAGATTGATTCcttaaaaaaggaaatgaaagtaATAAATCAGAATTCAACCAATTTGGGTGTCAGGCTGAACAGGGCTTCAGAGGATAATGAGAGGCTTCGCAAAGCCTTAAAATGTAGTCGATTAGATGAAAAA GAGTTGAGGGATGAGAATCGAAGATTAGTTGAAATTAAGAAATCAGCTATTATAAACTTAGAAAAGCAGCGTATAGAATTACTACAAGCTTTCAAAAAGCAAATTTTGCTGATTGATAATCTCAAAAAACAAAGG GCACATCTAGAGGCAGACATGCTAGTCACGTACAGCGAAGAAGAATTATCAAACCTTCTAAACTGGAAAGTGGATGACTTGTAG
- the LOC105685684 gene encoding nucleolar GTP-binding protein 1 produces the protein MALYNFKKIAVVPTAKDFIDIILSKTQRKTPTVIHKNYKISRIRAFYTRKVKFTQQNFHDRLSQIIQEFPKLDDVHPFYADLMNVLYDKDHYKLALGQINTARHLIDNVAKDYVRLLKYGDSLYRCKQLKKAALGRMATIMKRQAANLTYLEQVRQHLARLPSIDPYTRTIIICGFPNVGKSSFINKITRADVEVQPYAFTTKSLYVGHTDYKYLRWQVVDTPGILDHPLEERNVIEMQAVTAMAHLRAAVLYFIDISEQCGHSLDEQIKLFESIKPLFTNKPLMIVLNKVDVLRLEELSEAKREILKPFEGNSEVPLVEMSTITDFGVMDVKTQACDRLLAHRVELKMKTKKMESVLNRLHVARPSPRDQKARPPCIPECILKKKEVSTAKIEKKRMLEREIEEEMGDDYVLDLKKNYKIEGDQKFDIIPEFWEGHNVADYIDRDIFDKLTALEQEENLREETGVYDAKIPELSETMLEIRDLARQIRERKAIMKDEARIQKASTKPVMPRTAAAKKRDRSVSKLRDQMEDLGVDMEDTENAHFTKTRSRSRSQSQPVTKRMRLQSEPQSRARSSSRPARDEMGIKDTVMKSKLKNIAHKAIKKKVAKKGLKGEADRFIGTKMPRHLFTGKRGVGKTDRR, from the exons ATGGCTCTGTATAATTTTAAGAAAATCGCAGTGGTTCCGACTGCTAAG GACTTCATTGACATTATTTTATCTAAAACCCAACGTAAAACACCGACAGTCATACACAAAAATTACAAGATATCACGTATCCGTGCGTTTTACactagaaaagtaaaattcacCCAGCAAAATTTCCACGATCGACTCAGCCAAATTATCCAGGAGTTTCCAAAACTAGACGATGTTCATCCCTTCTACGCAGATCTTATGAACGTCTTATATGACAAAGATCACTATAAACTAGCTCTGGGGCAAATTAATACCGCTCGACATTTGATCGACaa tGTTGCTAAGGATTATGTCCGTCTCCTCAAATATGGAGATTCGTTGTACCGTTGCAAACAGCTGAAAAAAGCTGCCCTTGGTCGCATGGCTACCATTATGAAAAGGCAGGCTGCCAATTTAACATACCTCGAACAAGTTAGACAACACTTGGCTCGTCTACCAAGTATAGACCCTTACACTCGTACGATTATTATCTGCGGATTCCCAAATGTTGGCAAAAGTAGTTTCATCAATAAAATTACCAGAGCCGACGTTGAGGTGCAACCCTACGCTTTTACGACCAAATCGTTATATGTTGGACATACAGATTACAAGTATCTGCGCTGGCAAGTCGTAGACACACCTGGAATTCTGGATCATCCgttagaagaaagaaatgttATCGAAATGCAGGCTGTCACAGCAATGGCTCATTTACGTGCAGCTGTCTTATATTTTATAGACATCTCAGAGCAATGTGGCCATTCTCTTGATGAGCAGATTAAACTCTTTGAGTCTATAAAACCACTCTTCACAAATAAACCTCTAATGATTGTACTGAACAAAGTCGATGTTCTACGGTTGGAAGAGCTCTCTGAAGCAAAACGTGAAATATTGAAGCCTTTTGAAGGGAATTCTGAAGTTCCTCTGGTAGAAATGAGTACAATTACTGATTTTGGCGTCATGGATGTCAAGACTCAGGCTTGCGATCGTTTGCTTGCTCACAGAGTCGAACTTAAAATGAAGACTAAGAAG ATGGAATCTGTTCTGAATCGTTTACACGTTGCGCGACCATCACCTAGAGACCAGAAAGCAAGACCACCTTGTATTCCAGAGTGTATTctcaaaaagaaagaagtgtCTACcgctaaaattgaaaagaagagGATGTTGGAGCGAGAAATTGAGGAGGAAATGGGCGATGACTACgttttggacttgaaaaagaattacaagATTGAAGGAGATCAGAAGTTTGACATCATTCCTGAATTCTGGGAGGGTCACAACGTAGCAGATTACATTGATCGTGATATCTTTGAT AAACTAACTGCTCTCGAGCAGGAGGAAAATCTCAGGGAAGAGACAGGCGTCTATGACGCAAAGATACCTGAACTGAGTGAAACAATGCTGGAGATCCGTGATTTGGCTAGACAAATTCGAGAACGCAAAGCAATCATGAAGGACGAAGCCCGGATTCAAAAGGCATCCACCAAGCCTGTTATGCCTCGTACAGCTGCTGCTAAAAAAAGAGATCGATCGGTCAGCAAATTACGAGATCAAATGGAAGATCTGGGCGTGGATATGGAAGATACGGAAAAT GCACACTTTACCAAAACCAGAAGTAGATCGAGATCGCAGTCTCAACCTGTTACTAAACGAATGCGTTTGCAATCAGAACCGCAATCACGAGCCCGCAGCAGTTCCAGACCAGCTCGCGATGAGATGGGAATCAAGGACACCGTG ATGAAGTCTAAGCTGAAGAATATCGCCCACAAGGCAATAAAGAAGAAGGTGGCAAAGAAGGGATTGAAGGGAGAAGCAGATCGGTTCATTGGAACAAAGATGCCTAGGCATTTGTTTACTGGCAAGAGAGGAGTCGGCAAAACAGACAGAAgataa